In Ipomoea triloba cultivar NCNSP0323 chromosome 15, ASM357664v1, one genomic interval encodes:
- the LOC116006954 gene encoding pentatricopeptide repeat-containing protein At5g03800 translates to MAAVILLPATTVSGSAAAASTFLSASNPISSLSVIKPNHKFKPAFFLSNASLSIQEPLLSSDPLINSSISRQHAVDYADFLKLSVRSGDVELTRVVHAMVLKLEEDTRLSNALISAYLKLGLVDYALAVFDCLSSPDIKSYTAIISGFAKINREIEAVELFFEMRGSGIEPNEYSFVALLTACIRSQNLELGVQVHALMIKLGYLDCTYVVNALMGLYSKCGSLDFVIELFDNLPKRDIASWNTMISGMVKESMFGRAFELFNDMQRTDCLRVDYITLSTLLNACSECFVRRGQELHAHALRIGYESNLSVNNALIKFYTRCGSIKSVMALFERMLVRDAFTWNEMITAYMESGLVDLAKELFDHLPEKNAVLYNAVLAGFCQNGEGLRAMAFFYRMVKESIEFSDFTLTSIAYACGLLMERKSSKQIHGFILKSGCEPNDCIEAALLDMCTRCGRMEDAEKIFHRMPLGHGRLIALTSMLCGYAQNGQPENAISLFLETQLEGLLVVDEVATATVLGVCGTLGLLKLGENLHCLALKHGFLSDVVVGNAVISMYAKCGELEDAVKAFELMPSRDLCSWNSLLAGYVLHRRGDEALDTWSRMERLGIVPDSFTCLHILSAYRHTTTNLVNRCQSFFFSMQSAYGVLPASDHYACLVSVLGYWGLLEEAEETITTMPFEPKPSVWRALLDSCIMHLNSTIGKRVIKKILSIEPQDPSTFILKSNLYSASGRWQCSELVRAEMKEKGFQKIPGQSWVICQHKFHSFFARDTSHLQSKDIYSALDILILECMKRGYAPDTSYVLHEVEEYQKKDFLFHHSAKLALTFGLLMTKPGKPVRIMKNILLCGDCHTFFKSASIVTKREIHVRDTSGFHCFLNGKCSCNDRW, encoded by the coding sequence ATGGCCGCCGTTATTCTCCTTCCCGCCACGACAGTCTCCGGCTCCGCCGCTGCCGCCTCCACATTTCTCTCTGCCAGCAATCCAATCTCATCTCTTTCTGTAATAAAACCCAACCACAAATTCAAGCCCGCATTTTTCCTTTCAAACGCCTCACTCTCAATCCAAGAGCCCCTTCTCAGCTCCGACCCACTGATTAACTCTTCTATCTCAAGACAGCACGCCGTCGATTATGCCGATTTTCTTAAGCTCTCCGTCCGCTCCGGCGACGTTGAGCTTACTAGAGTCGTCCACGCCATGGTTCTCAAGCTCGAAGAGGACACCCGGTTGTCCAATGCTCTTATTTCCGCGTATCTGAAACTAGGTCTTGTAGATTATGCTCTCGCCGTGTTTGATTGTCTTTCCTCCCCGGATATAAAATCATACACCGCAATCATATCGGGTTTTGCGAAAATCAACCGTGAAATTGAAGCCGTGGAGCTCTTCTTTGAGATGAGAGGCTCAGGTATTGAACCCAATGAGTATAGCTTCGTCGCTTTGTTGACTGCTTGCATTCGTTCACAGAATTTAGAATTGGGGGTTCAAGTTCACGCTTTGATGATCAAATTGGGCTATTTGGATTGCACTTATGTTGTTAATGCCCTTATGGGACTGTATAGTAAATGTGGCAGTTTGGATTTTGTAATTGAATTGTTCGACAATTTGCCTAAACGAGACATTGCTTCGTGGAATACTATGATTTCGGGTATGGTTAAGGAGTCCATGTTTGGTAGAGCTTTTGAATTGTTTAATGATATGCAGAGAACTGATTGTTTAAGAGTTGACTATATTACACTCTCCACTCTTTTGAATGCATGCTCTGAGTGTTTTGTGAGGAGAGGTCAAGAACTTCATGCCCATGCTCTTAGAATCGGGTACGAAAGCAATTTGAGTGTGAACAATGCGCTTATTAAATTCTATACGAGGTGTGGAAGCATAAAGAGCGTGATGGCTTTGTTTGAGAGGATGCTGGTGCGGGATGCCTTTACGTGGAATGAAATGATCACAGCGTATATGGAATCTGGTCTTGTTGATTTGGCTAAGGAACTTTTCGATCACTTGCCCGAGAAGAATGCAGTTTTATATAATGCTGTTTTAGCCGGATTTTGTCAAAACGGTGAAGGCTTGAGAGCAATGGCCTTTTTTTATAGAATGGTGAAGGAAAGCATAGAGTTTTCTGATTTTACCTTGACTAGTATTGCATATGCCTGTGGGTTGTTGATGGAAAGAAAGTCGAGTAAACAGATTCACGGGTTTATTCTCAAGTCTGGCTGTGAGCCAAATGATTGTATCGAGGCTGCATTGCTTGACATGTGCACTCGGTGTGGGAGGATGGAGGATGCTGAAAAGATATTCCATAGAATGCCACTGGGCCACGGTAGATTGATTGCATTGACATCTATGCTATGTGGATATGCTCAGAACGGGCAGCCAGAAAACGCAATTTCTCTATTTTTGGAAACGCAGTTAGAAGGACTACTAGTCGTGGATGAAGTCGCAACAGCTACTGTTCTTGGCGTTTGTGGAACTTTAGGGTTACTTAAGTTGGGGGAAAATCTCCATTGCCTTGCCTTGAAACATGGTTTTCTGTCTGACGTGGTCGTTGGGAATGCTGTAATTAGCATGTATGCCAAGTGTGGTGAATTGGAAGATGCAGTTAAGGCCTTTGAGCTTATGCCATCCCGTGATTTATGTTCATGGAATAGTTTGTTAGCCGGTTATGTCCTTCATAGGCGGGGAGATGAAGCTTTGGATACGTGGTCGAGGATGGAAAGACTAGGAATAGTGCCAGACTCCTTTACCTGTCTCCATATACTTTCAGCATACAGACACACTACAACAAATTTAGTTAATCGCTGCCAAAGCTTCTTTTTCTCAATGCAGTCTGCATATGGTGTGTTGCCCGCCTCAGATCACTACGCCTGCTTGGTAAGCGTATTAGGTTACTGGGGTCTGCTCGAGGAAGCAGAGGAAACAATCACTACCATGCCTTTCGAGCCAAAGCCTTCTGTTTGGCGGGCTTTGCTTGATAGTTGCATAATGCATTTGAATTCCACCATCGGGAAGAGGGTCATCAAGAAAATACTATCCATCGAGCCACAGGATCCATCGACATTCATCCTAAAATCAAATCTTTATTCAGCATCCGGAAGATGGCAGTGCTCGGAGCTTGTGAGGGCAGAGATGAAGGAGAAGGGGTTCCAGAAAATCCCGGGCCAAAGTTGGGTCATCTgtcaacacaaatttcactcGTTTTTCGCCAGAGACACATCGCATTTGCAGTCTAAAGACATCTACAGCGCACTGGACATACTAATCCTGGAATGCATGAAAAGGGGATATGCGCCCGATACAAGCTATGTTCTTCATGAAGTTGAAGAGTATCAGAAGAAGGATTTCTTGTTCCATCACAGTGCAAAACTGGCACTGACATTCGGCCTTCTAATGACCAAACCTGGAAAACCCGTTCGCATTATGAAGAACATTCTTCTTTGTGGTGACTGTCATACATTCTTCAAGTCTGCTTCCATTGTCACAAAGAGAGAGATACATGTTAGAGACACTTCAGGTTTTCACTGTTTCTTGAATGGTAAATGCTCTTGCAACGATCGCTGGTGA
- the LOC116006739 gene encoding beta-galactosidase 15-like — protein sequence MASFLTSFIALALTIFSYNLPFYDALQVTYDNRALKINGQRKLIISGSIHYPRSTAQMWPSLIKKAKEGGVNTIETYVFWNAHEPNYREYDFSGNKDLIQFLKAIKNEGLYTMLRIGPYVCAEWNFGGFPMWLHNMPNTTLRTNNAVFMREMGIFTKKIVDMVKGENLFASQGGSIILAQIENEYGNIISHYGEEGKKYINWCADFALSLNIGVPWIMCQEDDAPKTMINTCNGFYCDQFWPKNNNPKFWTENWSGWFKNWGDRDPHRPAEDLAFAVARFFQYGGSLQNYYMYHGGTNFGRTSGGPYIATTYDYNAPLDEYGNVNQPKWGHLKELHNLLYSLEDVLLYGNATNTDYGRMMSSTVYEYKGKRVCFLGNANDKDDISITFEGRNYTTPAWSVTILPDCKTEIYNTARVNAQTTVMVKKLSEGQLKWSYRPETVMHLKFGDKDQSSVLIDALDAKQLFDQKTVTNDTTDYLWYMTSFKVDENSPILGQELTLQVNTKSHVLHAFFNNKHIGSQWAQDDGKFEFSFQRNVKIREDINTISLLSETVGLPNYGEFFEKVGQGVVGPVKIVEPNGEGLDLSKNTWTYMVGLHGISKGLFELDDRNKLTWHTSDFQTDRMFIWYKTFFKTPTGEDSVVLDLKGMGKGVAWVNGHHIGRYWPSFLAKADGCPQCDYRGNYGGSKCGAGCGKPSQRWYHVPRSFLRKGNNQLVLFEEMGGRPQEVRVQTVTVGTICANVEEGNTLELSCQGGGRKISKINFASFGEPKGSCGSFETSHCDATNAMPVIQSACVGKEKCTLHVSDALFATTTCSKSKRRLAVEATC from the exons ATGGCATCTTTTCTCACTAGTTTTATAGCACTTGCTCTCACTATATTTTCttacaatttacctttttacGATGCTTTACAAGTTACATATGATAATCGCGCCTTAAAAATTAATGGTCAGAGAAAACTCATCATTTCTGGTTCCATTCACTATCCTCGTAGCACAGCTCaa atGTGGCCCTCTTTGATCAAAAAGGCAAAAGAGGGTGGTGTCAACACTATAGAAACTTATGTTTTTTGGAATGCTCATGAGCCTAATTACCGTGAG tatGATTTTTCGGGAAATAAAGATTTGATACAGTTTCTCAAGGCAATAAAAAATGAAGGGCTTTACACCATGCTAAGAATAGGTCCATACGTTTGTGCAGAATGGAATTTTGG AGGATTTCCTATGTGGTTACACAACATGCCAAACACAACTCTCAGAACCAACAATGCAGTATTcatg aGGGAGATGGGAATCTTCACAAAGAAAATTGTAGACATGGTAAAAGGAGAGAACCTTTTTGCTAGTCAAGGGGGAAGTATTATCCTTGCCCAG attgaaAATGAGTATGGGAATATTATATCGCATTACggagaagaaggaaagaaatatataaattggTGTGCGGATTTTGCTCTTTCTCTGAATATTGGAGTGCCTTGGATCATGTGTCAAGAGGATGATGCTCCAAAAACTAtg ATTAATACCTGCAATGGATTTTATTGTGATCAATTCTGGCCTAAGAACAATAACCCTAAATTTTGGACTGAAAACTGGAGTGGCTG GTTTAAGAACTGGGGTGATAGAGACCCTCACAGACCTGCGGAAGATCTTGCATTTGCTGTTGCTCGTTTTTTCCAATATGGTGGATCTCTACAAAACTACTATATG TACCATGGTGGAACAAATTTTGGAAGGACATCAGGTGGACCATACATTGCTACAACATATGACTACAATGCTCCCCTCGATGAATATG GTAATGTGAACCAACCAAAGTGGGGGCATCTCAAGGAACTCCATAACCTTTTATATTCTTTGGAGGATGTACTTTTGTATGGCAATGCAACCAACACAGATTATGGAAGGATGATGTCT TCAACAGTGTATGAGTACAAGGGGAAAAGGGTATGCTTCTTAGGAAATGCAAATGACAAAGATGACATATCCATCACCTTTGAAGGCAGGAATTACACCACACCAGCATGGTCGGTCACAATTCTCCCTGACTGCAAAACCGAAATTTATAACACAGCCCGG GTTAATGCTCAAACAACTGTGATGGTAAAGAAGCTAAGTGAAGGGCAATTGAAATGGTCATATAGGCCTGAAACTGTTATGCATCTCAAGTTTGGTGACAAAGATCAAAGCTCAGTATTGATAGATGCTCTTGATGCCAAACAACTATTTGATCAGAAAACTGTGACAAATGATACTACTGATTACTTGTGGTACATGACAAG tTTCAAGGTAGATGAGAATAGTCCAATTTTAGGACAGGAGCTTACTCTTCAAGTTAACACAAAAAGCCATGTCCTCCATGCCTTTTTTAACAACAAGCACATTG GTTCTCAATGGGCACAAGATGACGGaaagtttgaattttcatttcAAAGAAATGTGAAAATCCGAGAAGATATCAATACAATTTCTTTACTCAGTGAAACTGTCGGACTACCC aACTATGGAGAATTTTTCGAAAAGGTAGGACAAGGAGTTGTTGGACCAGTTAAGATAGTTGAACCAAATGGTGAAGGATTGGATTTATCAAAAAACACATGGACATATATGGTCGGATTACATGGAATTTCTAAAGGACTTTTTGAACTTGATGACCGCAATAAGTTAACATGGCACACATCTGACTTCCAAACAGACAGAATGTTTATTTGGTACAAG ACATTCTTTAAGACCCCCACGGGGGAAGACTCTGTGGTGTTGGATTTGAAAGGAATGGGGAAGGGAGTGGCTTGGGTGAATGGACATCACATTGGTAGATACTGGCCATCCTTCCTCGCCAAAGCCGATGGCTGCCCTCAATGTGACTATCGTGGAAACTATGGCGGATCAAAATGTGGAGCCGGTTGTGGTAAACCTTCACAACGATGGTACCACGTTCCACGTTCCTTCCTACGAAAAGGGAACAACCAATTGGTTTTGTTCGAAGAGATGGGCGGTCGTCCTCAAGAAGTTAGGGTTCAAACCGTAACAGTAGGAACCATATGTGCCAATGTAGAGGAAGGAAACACATTGGAGTTGTCTTGCCAAGGAGGAGGCAGAAAGATCTCGAAGATCAACTTTGCTAGCTTTGGTGAACCAAAAGGCAGCTGCGGCTCCTTTGAAACAAGCCATTGTGATGCCACCAACGCCATGCCAGTGATTCAATCGGCTTGTGTGGGGAAGGAGAAGTGCACTCTCCATGTCTCTGATGCCCTTTTCGCAACCACAACCTGCAGCAAATCCAAGAGAAGGCTTGCTGTTGAAGCTACTTGTTAG
- the LOC116006625 gene encoding threonine dehydratase 1 biosynthetic, chloroplastic-like: protein MDVLRFATTQSPNLRCKPLPPAAAIAPNYTVKPADVRRATSGASIRAALSRPEAQVLSATPTAAEKQLRPATRPDLPVVSPASLTSEPGCVIPNLACHDGNEPYSYKAVEYLTAILSSKVYDVAFESPLQLASKLTARLGNKIWLKREDLQPVFSFKLRGAYNMMAKLPREVLDKGVICSSAGNHAQGVALSAQKLGCDAVIVMPVTTPEIKWKSVEQLGATVALVGDSYDEAQAYAKKRAEEEGRTFIPPFDHPDIIAGQGTIGKEIIGQSKCPIHAIFVPVGGGGLIAGIAAFVKMVNPEVKIIGVEPYDANALALSLRHGERVMLDQVGGFADGVAVKVVGEETFRICRELVDGVVFVGRDAMCASIKDMFEEKRSILEPAGALSLAGAEAYCKYYNLKDQNIVVINSGANMNFDRLRLVTELADVGRQREAVLSTNLPEEPGSFKKFVELVGPMNITEFRYRYSSGQGQTLVLYSVGLHKKMELDAMVDRMTLSQFHTIDLTDNDLVKDHLRHLIGGRSSVQDELLCRFVFPERPGALMKFLDAFSPRWNISLFHYRSQGEAGANVLVGLQVASNEIDEFKQRANNLGYEYAVETCNEAFQLLMH, encoded by the exons ATGGACGTTCTCCGTTTCGCCACTACACAATCTCCCAATCTCCGTTGCAAACCCCTGCCGCCGGCCGCTGCCATTGCTCCCAATTACACCGTCAAGCCCGCCGATGTAAGGAGAGCGACTAGCGGAGCTTCAATTCGCGCTGCGCTCTCGAGGCCGGAGGCGCAGGTTTTGTCCGCCACGCCCACAGCCGCCGAGAAGCAGTTGCGGCCTGCGACGCGGCCTGACTTGCCGGTAGTGTCTCCGGCCTCCTTGACCAGTGAGCCTGGATGCGTTATTCCGAATCTGGCTTGCCACGATGGAAATGAGCCCTATAGCTACAAAGCTGTAGAGTATTTGACCGCGATATTGTCATCTAAGGTTTACGATGTAGCGTTTGAGTCGCCATTGCAGCTCGCCTCGAAGCTCACAGCGAGGCTGGGGAACAAAATCTGGCTCAAAAGGGAGGATCTCCAACCT GTATTCTCATTCAAACTTCGAGGAGCTTATAATATGATGGCTAAACTCCCAAGGGAGGTATTGGATAAAGGAGTTATCTGTTCATCTGCTGGTAATCATGCCCAAGGGGTTGCTTTATCTGCACAGAAACTTGGGTGTGATGCTGTGATTGTAATGCCTGTTACTACACCTGAGATCAAG TGGAAATCAGTTGAGCAATTAGGGGCTACTGTTGCTCTTGTGGGGGACTCGTATGATGAAGCACAAGCATATGCAAAAAAGAGGGCTGAAGAGGAAGGGCGCACATTCATCCCTCCTTTTGATCACCCTGATATCATTGCTGGGCAGGGTACAATTGGAAAGGAGATCATAGGCCAATCAAAATGTCCAATACATGCAATATTTGTTCCTGTTGGTGGTGGGGGGCTTATTGCAGGTATTGCTGCCTTTGTGAAAATGGTTAATCCAGAAGTAAAGATAATTGGAGTTGAGCCATATGATGCAAATGCTTTGGCATTATCATTACGTCATGGTGAAAGAGTAATGCTGGACCAAGTAGGAGGTTTTGCAGATGGTGTAGCAGTCAAAGTGGTAGGTGAAGAAACCTTCCGGATATGCAGAGAGTTAGTAGATGGAGTAGTTTTTGTTGGCCGTGATGCTATGTGCGCCTCAATAAAG GATATGTTTGAAGAGAAAAGGAGCATTTTAGAGCCGGCAGGTGCTCTTTCCCTTGCAGGAGCTGAAGCATACTGCAAGTACTACAACCTCAAGGACCaaaatatagtagtaataaACAGTGGAGCTAACATGAACTTTGATAGACTAAGATTGGTAACTGAACTAGCAGATGTTGGTAGACAACGTGAAGCTGTTCTTTCAACCAATTTGCCTGAAGAGCCAGGCAGTTTCAAGAAATTTGTTGAACTT GTGGGGCCCATGAACATTACTGAATTCAGATACAGATACAGTTCTGGTCAAGGACAAACTCTGGTACTATACAG TGTTGGTCTTCATAAAAAAATGGAACTTGATGCAATGGTGGATAGGATGACACTCTCTCAATTTCATACCATTGATCTGACAGATAATGACCTTGTCAAAGATCATCTACGCCATTTG ATTGGTGGCCGATCTAGTGTACAAGATGAACTTCTTTGCCGGTTTGTTTTCCCAGAGAGGCCTGGTGCCCTAATGAAATTTTTAGACGCTTTCAGCCCACGATGGAATATAAGTTTGTTCCATTACCGTTCACAG GGAGAAGCTGGTGCAAATGTGCTGGTCGGTCTTCAAGTTGCCAGCAACGAGATAGATGAGTTTAAGCAACGAGCCAACAATCTGGGTTACGAGTATGCTGTGGAAACCTGTAACGAGGCTTTCCAACTCTTGATGCATTAA
- the LOC116006626 gene encoding LOW QUALITY PROTEIN: GDSL esterase/lipase At5g03820-like (The sequence of the model RefSeq protein was modified relative to this genomic sequence to represent the inferred CDS: inserted 1 base in 1 codon) — protein sequence MYHVCFSDCISSAKSSPSPRRRKKERKMGFSRSVWGVFVAAAVFAYEAKGEPMVPSLCIFGDSVVDSGNNNNLNTVIKANFPPYGRDFVNHQPTGRFCNGKLATDFTAEYLGFTSYPPAYLSQEANGNSILAGANFASAASGYYDSTPQLYRAITLQQQLGYYKEWQSKVGVXAGKAKANNIISGGIHLVSAGTSDFIQNYYVNPMVCRAYTPDQFSDLLMQSYTTFVQNLYELGARKIGVTNLPPTGCLPASITMYGGGNNQCVERMNQDAISYNKKLSSTSQSLKSKLPGLKLVVFDIYQPLLDIITKPSENGFFESRKACCGTGTLETSYLCNERSIGTCSNATEYVFWDGFHPSQAANEKLAQSLLVQGFDLI from the exons ATGTATCATGTATGCTTTTCAGACTGTATCAG CTCTGCTAAATCCTCTCCCTCtccaagaagaagaaagaaagaaagaaaaatggggTTTTCAAGAAGTGTTTGGGGTGTGTTTGTTGCTGCTGCTGTGTTTGCATATGAGGCTAAAGGGGAGCCGATGGTGCCATCGCTCTGCATCTTTGGAGACTCGGTGGTGGATTCGGGAAACAACAACAACTTGAACACTGTGATTAAGGCTAACTTCCCGCCTTATGGAAGAGACTTTGTCAATCACCAGCCCACTGGAAGGTTCTGCAATGGAAAACTGGCCACAGATTTCACTG CTGAGTACCTTGGGTTCACTTCATACCCACCGGCTTACCTAAGCCAAGAAGCCAATGGGAATAGCATTCTTGCTGGTGCCAACTTTGCTTCTGCAGCTTCTGGTTACTATGACAGCACTCCTCAgctatat CGTGCCATTACACTGCAACAACAGCTAGGATATTACAAGGAGTGGCAAAGCAAAGTTGGAG TGGCAGGGAAAGCCAAGGCCAACAACATAATTTCAGGTGGAATCCACCTTGTGAGTGCAGGGACAAGTGATTTCATCCAGAATTACTATGTTAATCCGATGGTTTGCAGAGCTTATACTCCCGATCAGTTCTCTGATCTCCTCATGCAGTCATACACTACCTTCGTTCAG AATCTGTATGAGTTGGGGGCGAGGAAGATAGGAGTGACCAATCTACCGCCAACTGGCTGCTTGCCTGCGTCGATCACGATGTATGGTGGAGGAAACAACCAGTGTGTTGAAAGGATGAACCAAGATGCCATTTCCTATAACAAGAAGCTTAGCAGCACATCACAAAGCCTAAAGAGCAAGCTTCCAGGCCTCAAACTAGTAGTGTTTGACATCTATCAGCCTCTGCTAGATATCATCACAAAACCCTCTGAAAATG GGTTCTTTGAATCGAGGAAGGCCTGCTGTGGGACAGGGACACTGGAAACATCGTACCTCTGCAACGAAAGATCAATAGGGACATGTTCGAACGCCACAGAATACGTGTTCTGGGATGGATTCCATCCATCTCAAGCTGCTAACGAGAAGTTGGCGCAGAGTCTGCTCGTTCAAGGATTTGATCTCATCTGA